The nucleotide sequence TTTCTCTTACTTTCTTTTTTACATCACTTTCGGGTTTCGTTCGTTTGGTATTTTTCCTCTCCATACGTCCTCCAGTTACAATTTTTTGACGTCCCCACCCCCGTAGTTTTGTCCTAAAACTTCTTATCCTTTCGGACAAAACTAGACACGGGGGTTCAGATTCGCATTAATCCCAGGACAAAAGTCGGGGTTTTCTGCGAATCTGAATAAAAAAACCACGCGGGAGCGTGGTTTTTTAGAAATGGTCATATTGTTTGCAAAATTCAAATGAAAACTGCATAAAACCTTCTTCCCCTACCTTTACTACGCCACCTTCGAGGTGTTGTATCGGGGAAGCAAAACGCTAGCCCACCCCGCAGGTGTCTCCAGTTTTTACCGGTAACTGGTCGCCGGTACCTGGTTCCTGTCTATTTAAGTACTTCTGACAAAATTTTGGCGGCAGGGTTGAAATCCTTAAGGACATACCTTTTAGCATTTGAAAATTCGGCTTTAAGTATCTCAACGTCTTTTTCTGTCAAAAGATATTTTACCACAGTTGTTCTAAACTCATAATCAATCCCGGATATCATAATTAATCTGATGCTTTCTTTTATTTTTTTCAAATCACTCTTAATCCCGGCAAGCTCATCATATTTTTCAAACGGAGCTTTTATATCCATGGCTATATAATCAATTAGTTTTTGATCAATAAGACTTTTTAAAACATCTGGATTGGTCCCGTTAGTATCAAGTTTTACGGAATAGCCCAATTCATTGATTCTTTTTATGATTCCTGAAAGATCATTTTGAAGCGTGGGCTCGCCCCCTGTAATAACTACCGCTTCAAGTTTTCCTTTGCGGAATTCCAAAAATTTCAGAATTTCATCTACAGACGGCCCTTCTTCAAAAAGTTCAGGCAAAACAAGTTCAGGATTGTGGCAATAAGGACACCTGAAATTGCAACCTTGCGTAAATATTACCGCTGCAATTTTTCCCGGATAATCTATTAATGAAAATTTTTGAAATCCGCCGATCTTCATTTTTCGCCTCGAAAAATTGATTACACAGATTTTAACGGAGATTCCACAGATTGCAAGATTTTATAATCGGTGTAATCGTTTCTATAATCCGTGTAATCAGGAAGGTTTTAAATCTTTAAAACCTTCCGCATCTTAAACTCTTCTTTTTTCCCTTCGTTCCACTGGGCAACCGGGCGCAAGTATCCGACTACACGCGAATAAATTTCGCATTTACTGCCGCACTTGGGACATATTTGAACTTCTCCAGAAAGATAGCCGTCTTCAGGGCATACGCTGAAAGTCGGAGTTATTGAAATATAAGGAAGCTTATAGGTTGAACAAATTTTTTTGATAAAGTTTTTCAACGCTTCGGTGTCTTTAATTCTTTCTCCGATAAACAAATGCTGGACCGTGCCTCCGGTATATTTTGATTGTATTTCATCCTGCAGATCCAAAACTTCAAACGCGTCTTCGGTGTAGTTTACGGGAAGCTGTGTTGAGTTTGTATAAAAAGGAATTTTTTTGGGATCATCCGATTTCCCGTTTGCAAAAATTATTCCGGGATATTTCACTTTATCAATAGCCGCAAGGCGGTATGACGTCCCTT is from Elusimicrobiota bacterium and encodes:
- a CDS encoding anaerobic ribonucleoside-triphosphate reductase activating protein; the encoded protein is MKIGGFQKFSLIDYPGKIAAVIFTQGCNFRCPYCHNPELVLPELFEEGPSVDEILKFLEFRKGKLEAVVITGGEPTLQNDLSGIIKRINELGYSVKLDTNGTNPDVLKSLIDQKLIDYIAMDIKAPFEKYDELAGIKSDLKKIKESIRLIMISGIDYEFRTTVVKYLLTEKDVEILKAEFSNAKRYVLKDFNPAAKILSEVLK